CCGCCAACATTTCCACGGAACAGTTCGTGGGCATGTCCGGCAAGGCCGCCAACTGGGTGGGCATGGCGATTGCCGGGTATGAATGGCTGGCCGCCATTACGCTGGTGATCGTGGCTTTCTGCTTCCTTCCCAAATTGCTGAAAGGCGGTGTGTACACCATTCCGGAATTCCTGGAACAGCGCTATGATACTGCGGCGCGTTCCCTGATGGCTATTGCCACGCTGCTTATTCTGGTGGGCGTGCCGACCGCCGGCGTCATTTATGCCGGGGCCAAGGTGATTTCCGTATTCTTTACCGGGTACACCGCTATGGGCATCGACTTCGGCAACATTACCGTCGGCTGCATCATCATTGCGTTCTGCAGTACCGTGTATGTGTTCGTGGGCGGTTTGAAGGCCTGCGCCTGGACGGACCTGTTCTGGGGTGCCGCCCTGATTGTAGGCGGCGGCGTGGTGGCCTATTTTGCCCTGATGGCCCTGAGCGGGGCCGACCCGAACCACCTGGTGCAGTCCGCAGCCGCCAATTCCGGCGCTACGGTGGCTTCTCTGGGAGACCCCTCCAACAGCCTCTGGCACGGGGTGACGCGTTTCTTTGAGCTCAACTCCGGGGATGCCACGAGCGGTGTGAATACCGTGGGCGGCAAGCTGCACATGATTCGTCCGGCGGACGATGCCGAAATCCCGTGGACGGCCCTTTGCCTGGGCCTGTGGATTCCCAACTTTTTCTACTGGGGCCTCAACCAGTACATCATGCAGCGTACGCTTGCTTCCAAGTCCCTGGCGGAAGGACAGATGGGCATCGTGTTCGCCGCTTTCCTCAAGCTGATCATCCCGTTCGTGGTGGTGGTACCCGGCATTCTGGCCTACAATCTGTACCGCAATGATCTGAAGGAACAGGCGGAAGTCAAGTATGAGAAGCAAATCGATAAGACGAAGGATGCCGCCGTCGTCAAGGGGCGTCCCGTCATTTACAGGATCACGGACAGCTTCCTGGTAGAAAACGTGGAAGCCGGGTGCGCCCACGCCCTGCACAACGCTACGGTCATGAAGGCCGGTGAAGACGTGATGACCGAGTTGAAACAGGCCTGTGACGAACTCAAGGCGGACGCCGCCAATGAACAAACCACGCTGGCGGAACGCGCTCCCTTTGTGGCAAAAATCGCCACTCTCAATGACGAGATCATCAAGCCTGCTGCAAGCGATACGGACAATTATTATTTGACGGATACGCTGGTAGGTTTTGACTATGATTCCGCTTTCGGCACGTTGATTAGGAAACTGCTGCCCGGTACGGGGTGGACCTGGTTCGTACTCGCCGCCCTTTTCGGGGCAGTGGTGTCTTCCTTGGCGTCCATGCTGAACTCCGCATCCACCATCTTTACGATGGATATTTACAACAAGCTGCGCCGGAATGCGAAACCTACGGAGCTTGTCACCGTCGGCAAGATAGGCCTGCTGGTGTGCGCCCTGATTGCATTGTGCATTGCCCCGTTCCTGGACAGCCCGGCCTTCGGCGGCATCTTCAACTTCATTCAGGAATTCCAGGGCTTCCTGAGTCCGGGCGCCCTGTGCGTGTTCCTCTTCGGCTTCTTTGTGCCCAAGTGTCCGCGTATCTTTGGCTGGCTGGGTATCGTCATCAATGCCGCCCTATACGGCTTCCTGAAGATCTGGCAGCCGGAAATGGCGTTCCTGAACCGCATGGCCATCTGCTTCATCACTGTGGTGATCATCGGCTTCATCTTTACGGCCGTGAATACCGCCCGCGGGGGCCAGGCCATCGTCCTGCCCGACAGGGGAGTGGTAGCCTTGCAATCTTCTTCCCGTGCCAAGGTTTTTGGCTGGTTCGTGGTTGCCGCAACGGTTGCCCTGTACATCATCTTCTGGTGATGTAAGGCGACAGGAATTTCTTTCATCCTCCCGGCGGTTGCGCCGGGGGGATTTTTTTGTGCCCGGAATGCTTCCGTCATTGGAATAAACGGAAGTGAAAATCACATGATGGTGGAACTGAGGACAAAGGTTCTGTTTTTTCAATCTGTTGAAAGATAGATGGGGATGGCTTCTCGTAAGATTGTCCCCCGTACTTTTTGCCAGTCTCCCTAATTTTCATGAGAGATTGGAGTCAAAGATTTCATTGCCTGCCGATGAGAGAGCAATAGTAAATAACAGCCCCTGTTCCTTGATAATATGAAAATGCGTTTCTATGTAATGCCATGCCTTGCGCTTCTGTGCTGTTCCCTTGGCCGGTCCAAAACAGCGATGACCTCGTCCGGAGAAAATGGGAATGTCTATTCCGGCCATTGGAACATGGCAAACGGCACAGCCGGAGCAACCTTTATTTCCGGCCATATGTCCCGCGCGCTGAAACAACGGACAATTCTCTTTTCGCGATCCAGGGGACATGGACGGACGGGAATTCCGGATGGACCGAACTTTCCGGCATATCCCTGTTTTTTGCCGGAATGGAAACCGATACCGGAAGTTTGAACCTGTAGAAGCAAGCTCATGGCTATTCTCTTGATTCCGGGAAAACGATCCGGGGAAGGAAGGAAAAACCGGAGTGGAATGTGAGCGGCCCGGTTGATGCCGGGGATGTTTTTCCTGGAGGTTTGCCGAAAAACGGTTCCCATACCATTTCCCCTGCCTTCACCGGGAGCGGTATGTCCCCTCTCTCTCCATGGCATTCAGATCATCCCGTGAATGTGGAGAGAACAGAATTCCATATTCAAGGCACCTGTCTGCCGGATAGGGACGGACAGGTTGTGGACTTGCCGCATATCGGCAGCGGCGGCCCGGAGATTCTATTGTCCGGAGCCCCCTTCGTGACGACCTGACAGCGGGAAACGGATTCTGCGTGCCAGTCCTTTATCAATACGGATTTTTCCAACGGATTGCTTGGACTGGATGCCAAGGGCGGCATCCCCTCCATGGCGGTAACCGACGGTGTTTCCGTCTTGACCCTTCTTGAGCCCGCAACGGCTGGTCCGTGCCTGTTGGGAGCGCTCTTCCTGCTGATGCGCCGCGCGTTCGTTAATTAAGGCAAACCTTTGTATTCATGAAGGGATCCCGGCTGTGCCGGATGCTATTCATCTTCCAGAAGCATGCTGCGGAGGGAGTCGAAGAAGTTCTCCGATTCTTCTTCCGTAGCTTCCGCATTCATCAGGTCTTCCCATTTGGAATATTCCATCAGGTGGGGGGGAATTTCGCTCAGGAAAGAGGAACGCTGGCAGGGCATGCGGTCTCCGTAGCGCAGGCGCGTGGCGCAGTAGGTCAGCATGAGCCTTTCCTGCGCACGCGTGATGCCCACATAAAGCAGGCGCCGTTCCTCGTCGCAGTTGCCGTCTTCCAGCGAGCGTTTGTGCGGCAGGATTCCTTCCTCCAGTCCTACGAGGTAAACGACGGGGAATTCCAGTCCTTTGGCGGCGTGCATGGTAATCAGGCAGACGCCCGGCTTGTTTTCCACATCGTCGTCATTGTCCTCCTTGTCCAGGGTAACCTGGGCCAGGTAGTCCCTCAGGCTTTTTTCCGGCTGCCAGAAATTGCGGAGGGAGGCCTTCACGTCTCCGATGGAAACGAGGCGCTTCTGTGTTTCCACCTCCGTCTTGCACAGCCGGGTAACGTAGTCGCTGAATCCCGTTTCCTCAATGAGCTGTTCCATGGCATCTCCGAAGTTGGTTTCCCTGTCCTGGAAAATGTCGATGTATTTGGTGATCAGCTCATTGAATTCCTGAATGCTGTTGCGGGCGCGGGTGGTCAGGGTTTCCAGGAATTCCTCGTCCTGCAGGGCGGCCCAGACGCTGTTGCCGTGTTCCCGGCTCCAGTCGATGGCAAGCTGGGCCGTCAGGTCGCTGATGCCGCGGGGCGGGGTGTTGAGAATGCGCAGCAGGTATTCGTCCGCCTGCGGGTTTTCAATCGTCGCCAGATAGGAGATAAGGTCCTTCACCTCCTTGCGGTCGAAAAAACTCTGCGCTCCCACCATGCGGTAGGGTATTTTGTGTTCCCGCAGGGTTTGTTCAATGACGCGGCTCTGGGTATTGGCCCGGAACAGGATGGCGAAATCCTCCCAGGGGCGTTCTTCCTGCCTGCGGACGTTTTCAATGTCCGTGATGATGAATTCCGCCTCTTCCGCATCGCCGGGCATGGAGATGAGACGTACGGGGTCTCCGCCGCCCTTGTGGGCGCGCAGCGTCTTGTCCCTGCGGCCCAGGTTGTGCCGTATCAGGGCGTTGGCCGTGTCCAGGATGGGGGCGGTGCAGCGGTAGTTTTCCTCCAGCTTGATGACGGAGGGATTTGGAAAAAAGCGTTCGAATTCCAGGATGTTGCTGATCTGGGCGCCGCGCCATCCATAAATGGATTGGTCGTCGTCCCCCACTACGCAGACGTTGTGATCCGGGCCAACCAGGTGGCCGAGGAGGCTCATTTGCAGGCTGTTGGTGTCCTGGAACTCGTCCACGGTGATGTACCGGAAGCGCTGCTGCCAGGCCGCCCGGACATCCGGGTGTTCCTTCAGCAGTTTGTCCGCCAGAATCAGCAGGTCGTCAAAGTCCACGGAATTCTGGGCCTGAAGCTCCCGCTGGTAGGAGGCGGCGATGTTGGCCGTCAGGTTGTCTTCAATGGAGTCAATGCCGAGGCCGTTGTTTTTCATCCGGCTCATGGCGGACAGTACATCCTTGGGCCCGATTTTTTCCTTAATGCCTCCGTGACGGACGATGAGGCGGCGGATCAGGCCGCTCTGCTCGGACCCGCTGTAAATGGTGAAGTTGGTCTTGTAGCCCAGACGGCCTATGTCCTCCCTCAGGATGCGCACGCACAGGGAGTGGAAAGTACTGACCATGATCTGGCGCGCCGCCTTCCGGTCCACCATCTGGCCTACGCGTTCCCTCATTTCCAGAGCGGCCTTGTTCGTGAACGTAACGGCCAGGATGCTTTTCGGGCTGATGCCTCTGTCCACCATGTGGGCAATGCGGCAGGTGACGGTGCGCGTTTTTCCCGTTCCCGCTCCGGCCAGGATCAGGACAGGCCCCTGAAGGGTCTGAACGGCCCGGCGCTGGGCCGCGTTCAGGCTTTCCATGGAAAATGACTTGGCCATTTACACGTCGAAATGGATGTCTTTCAAATTCGGGTGCCCCGCGATGAGCTGTGCAATGTTCATGCGCGTGCTGCCTTCCAGTTGAACGTCCGTCACCAGCAGGCCTCCTTCACCGCAGGCGATCAGCAATCCCTGCTCCCCGGCGGAAAGCACCTGGCCCGGTTTGCCGGAAACCTCCGGCACGATGGTGAAGCCGGGGAAGATTTTCATGTTGCGGATGCGCCCCTTGCGGTTCCAATAGTTGGTAAAGGTGCCCGGCCAGGGATCGTAGGCCCGGATCATCCGTCCGATTTCCTCGGCGGGAACGGTCCAGTCTATTTTGCCGTCCGCCCGCAGAAGCTTGGGCGCGTATGTGGCCAGAATTTCCTGCTGCCGTACGCGTGCGGCCGTTCCCTTTTCAATGGAATGGATAACGGGAAGAAGAATGTCCGGGGTCATTTGCGCCAGTTTGTCGTGCAGGCTGCCGCCGGTCTCCGTGCCGTCCAGGGGCATGCTGATCTGGGCGATAATGTCTCCGGCATCCAGTTTTTTGACGATGTGCATGATCGTTACACCCGTATGGGAATCCCCCGATTTGATGGCGGACTGGATGCAGGCGGCTCCGCGGTGGCGCGGGAGCAGAGAGGCGTGGGCGTTGATGCAGCCCATGGGGGCCATGTCGATTACTTCCTGGCTTAAAATCTGCCCGTACGCCATGACCACGATCAGGTCCGGATTCAGCCTCCTGAGGCCCGCCAGGGATTCCGGCGCCTTCAGGGAGGCCGGCTGGAACACGGTGATGCCCGCTTCCCGGGCAATGTTCTTGATGGGAGGGGCCGTGAGAATCTGGTGCCTGCCCACCGGACGGTCGGGCTGCGTGACCAGCCCTACCAGATCCGTGTGCCGGATCAGGCTGCGGAAGGCGGGAATGGCAATGTCGCCCGTGCCCATGAAGACGATGCGCATGGCAGGGAGATTGCCTTGCCGGCCTGCGCAGGTCAATGTTAAATCGGGAGACAGGAAGGGAATATCGCTGCGGGGAACCGGTTTTTTACGTTATGCCGCGGCGGTGCGCCGTCGTCCGCCTCCCGGCGGCCCGGTTCGTGGGGAAAGAAGTTCTTTCCGATTGGAAGGAATATGGTATATGTTTACCCATGGAGCATGGAAGGCTGCCGCGCATGTTGATCATCACCGCAGGGTATGGAGAGGGGCACAATTCCGCCGCCCGCGGCGTGGAAGAGGCGATGAGGGGCAGGGCGGAAACGCGCCTCGTTGACTTGTGCGCGGAGGCCATGCCCGCTACGTTCCGGATGACCCGCGCGGGATATCTCTGGATCATTTCCCGCATGCCCGGCCTCTGGAAGCTGATGTACGACGTGAGCGACCGGCGCAACATGGCGGAAAAGCCCGTCAAGGGCCTGGGCCCGGTGGAAGGGCTGCTGGAACGGCTGCTGCTGGAATGGAAGCCGGACGCCGTTGTCTGCACATACATGGTGTATCCCTACATGCTGGATTCCATCGCCGCGCGTACGGGACGCGCCGTGCCGTATATCACCGTGGTGACGGACTCCTTTGTTATCAACAAGTCGTGGTTGTGTGCGGATTCTCCTCTTTTTGCCGTTACGGATTCATGGACGCGGGACGTCATGGCGGGAAAGGGAATTGATCCGGAAAGAATTCGCGTGACCGGTTTTCCCGTAAATCCCTGTTTGGAGGCGGTCCGGAAGCATCCCATTTGCTGGAAGCCGGGGGAACCGTTCCGCGTTCTTTATTTTGCCCAGCGTTCTTTCCGGCATGCCCGTGAAGAGCTGGAGGCCATGCTGGAGGCCGACCCCGCCGTGTATGTGACCTGCATCCTGGGCCGCAAATTCAGGAGGATTTATCCCCATATCCGCGATTTGCGCGCGAAATACGGTAAAAGGCTGACCGTGCGCGGCTGGACGCGCTGCGTACCCTCGTACCTGACTGTAAACCATGTGGTGGTCGGCAAGGCCGGAGGCGCTACGGTGCATGAGGTGCTGGCCGCCGCGAGGCCCATGCTGGTGAATTTTCTTCTGCCCGGACAGGAAGAGGGAAACGCCCGCCTGCTGGAGACCCTGGGCGGCGGCGGCCATGTGCAGGATGCCGCCGCATTGGCGGAAGCCCTGAAGAACATGATGGCGGACGGAGGAGCGCCATGGAGGCTCCTGCATGAAAACCTGCTGAAGGCGGATATGACCGGAGGAAGCGGAAAGATAGCGGATTTGGCCTTGAATCTGGCGGCGGAACGTACTAACTGATTCCCGTGACCTATCTGCTGATCGACAACTCCAATACGCGCACCAAATTCGTGCTCTCCACCCCGGAGGCCCTGCTGAAGGAGCGGCGCATGATTCCCACCCGGGAAGTGAGCGAGGAACGGCTGGACGACGCCCTCAAGGGACTTCACTATGATGCCGCCGTCGTGTGTTCCGTGGTGCCCCGCGTGGCGGATGTTCTGCGGAACTGGCTCACCAGGCCGAGCCATTTTCTTTCCTGCGATTCCCGGCTGGGCGTGGGCATAGACTATCCTTCCCCGCGCCAGATCGGTGCGGACAGGCTGGCGAATGCCGCCGGGGCTGTGGCCTATTACGGTTATCCGTGCATTGTGGTTGACTTCGGAACGGCCGTGACGTTTGACGTGATCGGCCCGGAGCGTACTTATTTGGGCGGAGCGATTGCCCCCGGGCTGGCCAGCATGGGGGATTACCTGGCGCGCAATACGGCCCTGCTGCCCGCCATCGAACCCCATGAGCCGAAACATGCCATCGGAACAAGCACGGTGGAAGCCATGCATTCCGGCGCCGTGTACGGCTACCGCGGCATGGTGAAGGAAATTCTGGCGAAGCTGGAAGAGGAAATGGGGAAGCGTCCCACGGTGGTGGCTACCGGCGGAGATGCGGCCCTGATTGCCCGGGGAGTGCCGCGCATCGACCATGTGGACCCGGATATTACGCTGAACGGCCTGCGGATGGTTGCCGGGCTTAATCTTTGAAAAGTGGTGCAAGAGCCTGCTTCAGAAGGGATTTTCCTCCGGGTGGCATGATAGATGACACGTAAAAACTCATAAATAGGTATTGCAAAACGTGCATGCCGCATGTAGTATCCATGAACCTTAACAATAAATATCATGTCTGATAACAGCATCGAAGAAAAAGTAAGAAGTATCATCGTTGACCAACTTGGCGTTGAATCCGATAAAGTGACTGCTGATGCGAAATTCATCGAGGATCTCGGTGCTGATTCGCTGGATACCGTTGAACTTGTGATGGCTTTCGAAGAAAACTTTGACATCGAAGTGCCTGACGAAGAAGCGGAAAAACTTCAGTCCGTGGCAGACGTCGTTGCCTACATCGAAAAAGTTCAGGGCTAAGTTGAACTGCTGAAATCCTTTATACAAAAAGCGGCTTCCCTGTAATTCTGCAAGGGAGCCGCTTTTTCATGGGATAAGCCCGGTTCCCGCCTTTCTGCCATGAGTGAATTGCCCCCCTATTCCCGTGACGACATTCGCTACGCGGCGGAAATGACCCGCGTGGTGTATGAACCGGACCGCCGCATAGACACGTTCGGCGATACCCGGTTCAATTTCCTCCTGATCTCCGAAGTGATGGACGAGATTGACGTGGTGCGCGTGCGCAGCGGCTGGGTGGAGGCGGAAAAGCCCAAGATCATACGCCCCTCCATTTACAATGAAGTCAGTACGGAGGGTTTTTCCGGGGAGGCCAAACGCTTTTTTGACTGGCTGTCCAAAAATGGTCCCGGTTTCCTGACCCTGCTGGAATATGGATTCCGGTTCAAGAGGTCGGAGGTGCGGGAGGAAATCCTGCATGAACCGCTTGAATCCGTTCGCGGCCGGTTGCTGGACCAGGTGCGCAACGGAGAGGACACGTTCATGGCCCTTGTGGAAGGGGTGGATGACGCATGGGAGGTCTCCCTCTTGAAATTCACCGTGGAAATGATACAAAAATCCCATGAGATCAACATTTTCGACTTCAAGCGCAAGGGCCTGCTGTAGCCTTCTGGTAGCGGTATTCTGCGCCCAGGCCACTTTGGCCGACGGGGAGAATTACTCCCTCTGGCCGCGCCGTCCGGCAGCCCTTGAAGAAGCGCGCAGGCTGATGGATCGCGGCAGTCTGGCGCAAGCCCTGGAACTGCTCCAGCCCCTGGTGAACCAGGGCGGCGTGGTGGGTCGGGAGGCCAAGGATCTCATCGGGGCGCTGCGCATCCGCCAGGTTCTGGACCCCAATGGGCCGGACGTGAAGGAATACACCGTCAAAAGGGGAGATACCTGGATACGCATGGTCAAAAAGCTGGGATGTTCCCCGGCCATGCTGGTGCATTTGAACGGCCTGATGGATGTTCCTTCCCTTCAGCCCGGGGATGTATTCAAATACCGTCCCCTTAACTTTCATGTGGTGGTCAACGTGCCTGAAAAGGAAGTCTGCCTGTACGACGGGGAAAACTTTGTGAAGGCCTATTCCATGGTGGCCATGAAGGACACGGGGCGAAAGAATTTTGAGACGACCGTCAAGGATGAACAGGCTTCCTTTTCCATTTACGACAAGCACTATCCCGCAGCGGACAAGACCCTTCTGCTGGCCGCCGGAGGATATGTCATCGAAGCCGGAAACGGAGCTCCCCGTTCCCCCGGATTTTATCTGAACCGGCAGGACTGCAATGAACTGGCCATGCTGACGAGGCCGGGCACCAAGGTAACTATCATCAGGGAGAAGGGAACGGAACAATGAGGCTGGTCGTCCAGCGGGTGACGGAAGCCGCCGTCCATATCGGGGGAGTCTGTGCGGGCCGCACGGGCCGCGGGCTGATGATTTTGATAGGCATTGAGGAGGCGGATACGGAAGAGGACGCGCTTTGGCTGGCCAAAAAGGCGGCTGACATGCGCATTTTTTCCGATGAAGAGGGAAAGATGAACCTCTCTGTGAAGGACATCGGGGGAGGAGCCCTGGTCGTCAGCCAGTTCACGCTGCACGCTTCCACCAAAAAGGGGAACAGACCCTCCTTCATCCGCGCCGCGAGACCCAATCATGCCGTTCCCCTCTATGAACGGTTCAAGGAGGAACTGGCCGCACTGCTGGAAGGCCGGGTGGAGAGCGGGGAATTCGGTGCGGACATGCAGATTTCCCTGGTCAATGACGGCCCCGTGACAATCTTCATGGATTCCCGGAACAGGGAGTAAGTTTTTCCTCCCTGGCGAGCGCATTGTTCAGAGAGGAGTCTCGCGTTTCATTTGGGACGGATAGCCGTTAAGACTGGGAGAGCTTGATTCCCGTTCCGCAGACAAGCGGGAAAAGACGTGGTGGATATCCCGGCTGACTCTGCATGGCTCCGTCCGTGCGGAGGACGGGGAAAGAATTTCCTGCCTTTCCGGTGAAGGCGGCATGATTGAATACTATTCTCAGTAACCGTCATCGCTGAAAGACGGCGGTGTTTCAAAAGGGATTTAAAAAAACAGGGGCTGTTCCGCTTTTGGCAGAACAGCCCCTTGATGGGGATTTTGCTGAAAGTCCTCTTAGTAGCAGAGGCCTTCCTTGGCATTGGCGCGGATGAAGTCGCGGTTGAGGCGGGCAATGTTGTCCACGCTCACGCCCTTCGGGCAGGCCGCTTCACATTCATACTGGTTCGTGCAGTTACCGAAGCCTTCCGCTTCCATCTGCTTCATCATGGCCAGGACGCGCTTGGTGCGTTCCGGCTGGCCCTGGGGCAGAAGGTTGAGGTGGGCAATCTTGGCGGAGGTGAACAGCATGGCGGAGGCGTTCTTGCAGGAAGCCACGCAGGCGCCGCAGCCGATGCAGGCGGCGGCGTCGAAGGCGGCTTCCGCTTTCACCTTTTCCACGGCGATGTTGTTGGCATTCGGGGCCGCTCCGGTGCGCACGTCGATGTAGCCGCCGGCGGCAATGATGCGGTCCAGGGCGGAACGGTCCACCATCAGGTCCCGCAGGATCGGGAATGCCTTCGCGCGGAAGGGCTCGATCCAGACGGTATCGCCGTCCTTGAACTTGCGCATGTGAAGCTGGCAGGTGGTCACCTGGCGTTCCGGTCCGTGGGGGATGCCGTTGATCGTCAGGGAGCACATACCGCAGATGCCTTCCCGGCAGTCGTGGTCAAAGTGGATGGGCTCCTTGCCTTCCTTCACCAGACCTTCGTTGACGATGTCCAGCATTTCCAGGAAGGAGGCGTCCACCGGGATATCCTTGGCGGCGTAAGTCTCAATGCGGCCCTTGGCATCCTTGTTTTCCTGGCGCCAGACCTTGAGGGTGAGATTGATTGTTTTAGCCATGTGATAATCTTTCTTTTAAGTGTTAATGTAGTGGCTATTTTTACTTGTAGCTGCGGATGGCAAGGTGCACGTTGTCGAAGGTCAGCGGTTCCTTGTGAAGAATCGGCAGTTCGTCCACCCCGGCGTATTCCCAGGCGGCCACATAGGCGTATTCTTCGTCGTTGCGCTTGGCTTCGCCGTCCGGCAGCTGGTATTCCACGCGGAAGTGGGCGCCGCAGGATTCCTGGCGGTTCAGGGCGTCGTAGCAAAGGAGCTGGGCGAATTCCAGGAAGTCCGCTACGCGGCAGGCTTTTTCCAGTTCCGCATTGATGCCTTCCGCCGTGCCCGTAACGAGTACGTTTTCCCAGAATTCCTTCCGGAGCTGCGGGATGCGTTCAATGGCGCGCATGAGGCTTTCTTCCGTGCGGGCCATGCCGCAGTCGTCCCACATGATCAGCCCCAGTTCGCGGTGGAAGGAGTCCACCGTCTTGGTGCCCTTGACGTTGAGCAGCTTGTTGATGCGTTCCTTCACAGCGTCTTCCGCGGCCTTGAATTCCGGAGCGGCCGTAGTGACGGCGCCGGGCTTGGTGGACGTCAGGTAGGTTGGCAGCGTGGCGGGGATGACGAAGTAGCCGTCGGACAGGCCCTGCATCAGGGCGGAAGCGCCCAGGCGGTTGGCGCCGTGGTCGGAGAAGTTGGCTTCACCGAGGACGTGCAGCCCCTTCACGTTGGACATGAGGTTGTAGTCCACCCAGAGGCCGCCCATGGTGTAGTGGGAGGCGGGGTAGATCATCATGGGCGTTTCATGGGGATCGTCGTCCGTGATTTCCTCGTACATGTCAAAGAGGTTGCCGTACTGGCCGTCGATCCATTCCCGGCCCATGCGCTTGATTTCGTCAGCAAAGTCCAGGAATACGCCCTTGCCGGTGATGGCCACGCCGCGGCCGTCGTCGCAGGCCTCCTTGGCGGCGCGGGAGGAAATGTCGCGCGGAGCGAGGTTGCCGAAGGAGGGGTACTTGCGTTCCAGATAGTAATCGCGTTCTTCTTCGGGAACGTCGGAGGGCTTGATTTCCTTCTTGCGGATCTTTTCCGCCGTCTCGCGGGATTTGGGCACCCAGATGCGGCCGCTGTTGCGGAGGGATTCCGACATCAGCGTCAGCTTGGACTGGTAGTCCCCCTTCACCGGAATGCAGGTGGGGTGGATCTGCGTGAAGCAGGGGTTGGCAAAGAATGCGCCGCGCTTGTACGCCTTGTAGGCGGCGGTCACGTTGCAGCCCATGGCGTTGGTGGACAGGAAAAACACGTTGCCGTAGCCGCCCGTGCAGAGCAGCACGGTATCGCCGGCGTAGGACTTGATTTCCCCCGTCACTAGGTCGCGGGTTACGATGCCCTTGGCTTCGCCGTCCACGATGACGAGGTCCATCATTTCATGGCGGGTGAACATTTCAATGTGGCCCTTGGCGATTTCCTTTTCCATGGCCTGGTACGCGCCCAGCAGGAGCTGCTGGCCGGTCTGGCCGCGGGAATAGAAGGTGCGCTTGAGCTGGGCGCCGCCGAAGGAGCGGTTGTCCAGCAGGCCGCCGTATTCGCGGCCGAAGGGAACGCCCTGGGCGACGCATTGGTCAATGATGTTGGAGGATACCTCCGCCAGGCGGTACACGTTGGCTTCGCGGGCGCGGAAGTCGCCGCCCTTCACGGTATCGTAGAACAGGCGGTACACGGAGTCGCCGTCGTTCTGGTAGTTCTTGGCTGCGTTGATGCCGCCCTGGGCCGCGATGGAGTGGGCGCGGCGGGGGCTGTCCTGGTAGCAGA
This genomic stretch from Akkermansia biwaensis harbors:
- a CDS encoding sodium:solute symporter family transporter, coding for MPEVILFCVVVVGVIALGIWKSRDPQETEEEKKTKGASDYFLAGRGLTWWLVGFSLIAANISTEQFVGMSGKAANWVGMAIAGYEWLAAITLVIVAFCFLPKLLKGGVYTIPEFLEQRYDTAARSLMAIATLLILVGVPTAGVIYAGAKVISVFFTGYTAMGIDFGNITVGCIIIAFCSTVYVFVGGLKACAWTDLFWGAALIVGGGVVAYFALMALSGADPNHLVQSAAANSGATVASLGDPSNSLWHGVTRFFELNSGDATSGVNTVGGKLHMIRPADDAEIPWTALCLGLWIPNFFYWGLNQYIMQRTLASKSLAEGQMGIVFAAFLKLIIPFVVVVPGILAYNLYRNDLKEQAEVKYEKQIDKTKDAAVVKGRPVIYRITDSFLVENVEAGCAHALHNATVMKAGEDVMTELKQACDELKADAANEQTTLAERAPFVAKIATLNDEIIKPAASDTDNYYLTDTLVGFDYDSAFGTLIRKLLPGTGWTWFVLAALFGAVVSSLASMLNSASTIFTMDIYNKLRRNAKPTELVTVGKIGLLVCALIALCIAPFLDSPAFGGIFNFIQEFQGFLSPGALCVFLFGFFVPKCPRIFGWLGIVINAALYGFLKIWQPEMAFLNRMAICFITVVIIGFIFTAVNTARGGQAIVLPDRGVVALQSSSRAKVFGWFVVAATVALYIIFW
- a CDS encoding ATP-dependent helicase, whose amino-acid sequence is MAKSFSMESLNAAQRRAVQTLQGPVLILAGAGTGKTRTVTCRIAHMVDRGISPKSILAVTFTNKAALEMRERVGQMVDRKAARQIMVSTFHSLCVRILREDIGRLGYKTNFTIYSGSEQSGLIRRLIVRHGGIKEKIGPKDVLSAMSRMKNNGLGIDSIEDNLTANIAASYQRELQAQNSVDFDDLLILADKLLKEHPDVRAAWQQRFRYITVDEFQDTNSLQMSLLGHLVGPDHNVCVVGDDDQSIYGWRGAQISNILEFERFFPNPSVIKLEENYRCTAPILDTANALIRHNLGRRDKTLRAHKGGGDPVRLISMPGDAEEAEFIITDIENVRRQEERPWEDFAILFRANTQSRVIEQTLREHKIPYRMVGAQSFFDRKEVKDLISYLATIENPQADEYLLRILNTPPRGISDLTAQLAIDWSREHGNSVWAALQDEEFLETLTTRARNSIQEFNELITKYIDIFQDRETNFGDAMEQLIEETGFSDYVTRLCKTEVETQKRLVSIGDVKASLRNFWQPEKSLRDYLAQVTLDKEDNDDDVENKPGVCLITMHAAKGLEFPVVYLVGLEEGILPHKRSLEDGNCDEERRLLYVGITRAQERLMLTYCATRLRYGDRMPCQRSSFLSEIPPHLMEYSKWEDLMNAEATEEESENFFDSLRSMLLEDE
- the fmt gene encoding methionyl-tRNA formyltransferase, encoding MRIVFMGTGDIAIPAFRSLIRHTDLVGLVTQPDRPVGRHQILTAPPIKNIAREAGITVFQPASLKAPESLAGLRRLNPDLIVVMAYGQILSQEVIDMAPMGCINAHASLLPRHRGAACIQSAIKSGDSHTGVTIMHIVKKLDAGDIIAQISMPLDGTETGGSLHDKLAQMTPDILLPVIHSIEKGTAARVRQQEILATYAPKLLRADGKIDWTVPAEEIGRMIRAYDPWPGTFTNYWNRKGRIRNMKIFPGFTIVPEVSGKPGQVLSAGEQGLLIACGEGGLLVTDVQLEGSTRMNIAQLIAGHPNLKDIHFDV
- a CDS encoding MGDG synthase family glycosyltransferase — encoded protein: MLIITAGYGEGHNSAARGVEEAMRGRAETRLVDLCAEAMPATFRMTRAGYLWIISRMPGLWKLMYDVSDRRNMAEKPVKGLGPVEGLLERLLLEWKPDAVVCTYMVYPYMLDSIAARTGRAVPYITVVTDSFVINKSWLCADSPLFAVTDSWTRDVMAGKGIDPERIRVTGFPVNPCLEAVRKHPICWKPGEPFRVLYFAQRSFRHAREELEAMLEADPAVYVTCILGRKFRRIYPHIRDLRAKYGKRLTVRGWTRCVPSYLTVNHVVVGKAGGATVHEVLAAARPMLVNFLLPGQEEGNARLLETLGGGGHVQDAAALAEALKNMMADGGAPWRLLHENLLKADMTGGSGKIADLALNLAAERTN
- a CDS encoding type III pantothenate kinase, whose translation is MTYLLIDNSNTRTKFVLSTPEALLKERRMIPTREVSEERLDDALKGLHYDAAVVCSVVPRVADVLRNWLTRPSHFLSCDSRLGVGIDYPSPRQIGADRLANAAGAVAYYGYPCIVVDFGTAVTFDVIGPERTYLGGAIAPGLASMGDYLARNTALLPAIEPHEPKHAIGTSTVEAMHSGAVYGYRGMVKEILAKLEEEMGKRPTVVATGGDAALIARGVPRIDHVDPDITLNGLRMVAGLNL
- a CDS encoding acyl carrier protein, which gives rise to MSDNSIEEKVRSIIVDQLGVESDKVTADAKFIEDLGADSLDTVELVMAFEENFDIEVPDEEAEKLQSVADVVAYIEKVQG